A single Endozoicomonas sp. NE40 DNA region contains:
- the bioD gene encoding dethiobiotin synthase gives MANTYFVTGTDTDAGKTVVSCGLLEAARQKQLQTIALKPVSAGCDTTPEGLRNGDALNLIEAMTLELPYAQVNPVAFEPPVAPHIAAEKEGRRTTVDRLAGICRGALMRKHDLSLIEGAGGWRVPLNNREMLSGLALEMNTPVILVVGMKLGCLNHALLSAESILRDGGRLVGWVANQIDPDMNHYEENVQTLKDSLPAPCLGVVPWLETLDNRAVAEHLDIQPLL, from the coding sequence ATGGCTAACACGTATTTTGTTACCGGCACCGATACGGATGCCGGTAAAACAGTGGTTTCCTGCGGCCTGCTTGAAGCAGCCCGTCAGAAGCAACTGCAAACCATTGCCCTTAAACCGGTGTCAGCAGGTTGTGATACCACTCCGGAAGGTTTGCGCAATGGAGACGCCCTGAACCTGATTGAGGCAATGACGCTTGAATTGCCTTATGCACAGGTCAACCCTGTTGCGTTTGAACCACCTGTTGCTCCTCATATTGCCGCAGAAAAAGAGGGTCGTCGTACAACGGTGGATCGGCTGGCGGGTATCTGCCGTGGCGCATTGATGCGTAAACATGATCTGTCGTTGATTGAAGGGGCTGGTGGCTGGCGGGTTCCTCTTAATAACCGGGAAATGCTGTCAGGGCTGGCGCTTGAAATGAATACACCGGTTATTCTGGTGGTAGGTATGAAACTGGGTTGCCTGAATCATGCATTGCTCAGTGCTGAATCCATTCTTCGTGATGGTGGCAGACTGGTTGGCTGGGTGGCAAACCAGATTGATCCGGACATGAACCACTATGAAGAAAATGTTCAGACCCTGAAAGACAGCCTGCCCGCCCCCTGCCTTGGTGTTGTACCCTGGCTGGAAACACTCGATAACAGGGCTGTTGCGGAACATTTGGATATCCAGCCCTTGCTGTAA